Proteins encoded in a region of the Neodiprion lecontei isolate iyNeoLeco1 chromosome 5, iyNeoLeco1.1, whole genome shotgun sequence genome:
- the LOC107228091 gene encoding uncharacterized protein LOC107228091, which yields MSRTLSLIILFFGILHATAHNLDGNGTECDEINSRNGQNLILTQLTVEPEKDTRKTMTDARIQGEEVSQGRTFAIKRLQFMLLPVMYKMGVMTTLLTVLLIVSLKSLLIGVILLVLKVSSFLAKFHQPHAEPHHQMPWYMPPQPWMQPQPIHVHVSPSGDGGHHSHPTHDQVYSGWDRSPPTGPYGPSIPVDYGQYYFKG from the exons ATGAGCCGGACGTTGAGtttgatcattttattttttggcaTTCTTCACGCCACTGCCCACAATCTCGATGGAAACGGTACTGAATGTGATGAAATCAACTCGAGAAACGGTCAGAACTTAATACTGACCCAGCTAACGGTAGAACCAGAGAAGGATACGAGAAAAACAATGACAGATGCACGTATTCAAG gtGAAGAAGTAAGCCAGGGGAGAACTTTTGCTATCAAAAGATTGCAATTCATGTTGCTCCCTGTTATGTATAAGATGGGAGTGATGACGACTCTTCTAACGGTACTCCTAATCGTATCTTTGAAAAGCTTGCTAATCG GGGTTATCCTGCTGGTCCTTAAGGTGAGCAGTTTCTTGGCAAAATTCCATCAGCCGCATGCGGAACCGCATCATCAAATGCCTTGGTACATGCCTCCACAACCGTGGATGCAACCACAACCGATCCACGTACACGTATCGCCTAGCGGCGACGGCGGTCATCACAGTCATCCTACACACGATCAAGTTTACTCTGGTTGGGATCGATCGCCGCCCACGGGCCCATACGGGCCCTCAATACCGGTAGATTACGGTCAATATTACTTCAAGGGCTAA